The DNA sequence GCCAGATCAAATTGAATCCAAACCGGTCGTTGAATTCCTGCAGCATCCGCTTACCATTGGCAGAGGCTGCCAGAGCGATTGCCCAGTCCGGATGGGTGTGATCCACATGTTTGTAAGGGGTGAGCCCATGAATCGGTGTGTCGATAGAAGCAGGGCGGTCGTTTAAACCGAAACGGCATAGGGGGTAGTAATCTACCATCTCATCTTCATATTCTCTCCCGCGATACCGATCACGTAATGCACGAAATTTATCCATATAGAGCCGGGCAAATCCATCGCGCTTAATGGAACCGAGATCGCCACCACTACCTTTAACCCAGAGGACTTCCACTTCTTCGTCGGTCACCGGATCACGCTGCATCACTTTCGAGGAAGTATTCCCGCCACCGAAGTTGGTGATCCGCAGATCTGATCCAAGCAGGTTTGACCGGTACCGGAGTATCTCCGGTTGGTCCAGATCCTGTACATATTCATCATCCCATTTGTCTTCAAGGTATTCCAGCTTCATAATTCAAATCTCCATAATTATGCTTTGCGACAGAGTTAATATGTTATTTAATAGTTCCTGTTTTACTCTATATAACGCAATGAAGTCAGGTGGTTGCGTATGAAATTGATGCTTTTGTCATTTTTTTCCATATCATTCGCAAACACAGTTATGTTTGTTTCCGAATTTGTTGTTGCCGGTATTTTTCATCTAAACGATTGTGGATTTTCTCGACTTCGCCTGGAGTCATAAATTGTATTTTCCCATGGATTGCAGCACCATTGAATACAGCTGCGGCTTTATTTGCCATCTGTGTGGCAGAAAGCACACCGTTGGCAGTTTCACCGACGGCAATGAGCCCATGGTTTTTAATCAGGAGTATCTTTGGTGTAAAACCGTTATCCCGGATAAATTGATCCCAGGAATTCCGAATCGCTATCGCAAGATCAGCACCAGGGTTTACGTAATCAAGCAGGAGGGATTTCGGGCCGCAGCAGACTATTTCGTCCGGAAACAAACGCCGGGATGCAAACAGTTTCGCTGCCGGGGAACAAAGAATTTTATTGACTTCAATAGGATGTGTATGTCCGACAAAATTGACGCCAGGTTGCCGGAGTAGCCATGCGTGGAAGGTTGATTCCACTGAAGGTTTTAACGCCTTCGGATCATTTCTGGATTCCAATAGGGTAACCTCAGTCTCTTCCTCTGAAGCATTATTGTCCAGGAGTGATAGTGTTGTTTCAAATCGTGTGGCTACCAGGTGCTCCGGCTGGAGGGTGCGTAATTCGGTCCCGCTGGCCCTCACCAGGAACAGATTTTCATCCAGTTGAGCAGAACTGTTTCCTTCGCCAAGTATGGTGAATCGATGAGCAGGATTGCCCAGCTGATGGGACATCTCCAGTAGGTCGGAGCGAATTTCTTCATATCTGGTAGAATCAATCACTATAAATTCTCAGTCGTCGCATTCGCTGTTCGTATAAATTCACCTTAACCCGGTTACCCGTAAAGCGGCCCAAAATTGTCACATGCTCTGTAGTCTGCGCCTTCAGGATGTGCAGTGCCAAAAGCATTCCATCCGCTAGGACGGAATATTCGCGATTCGTCCACATTGTGCATATTCACCGGGATCCTGAGCAGGGAAGCGAGGGTAATCAGTTCGTCCCCGATATGCCCGTAGCTGATGGCGCCGTGATTCGCGCCCCAGTTATACATCACGGTATATACATCTCTGAACGCTCCGGATCCTGTCAGGTTGGGTGCAAACCAGGTCGTGGGCCAGGTCGGATTCGTACGGTCGTTTAATACCGAATGGATATCCTCCGGCAGGTCAACCGCGTAGCCTTCAGCAATCTGAAGAACCGGGCCTAACCCTTTCACGATATTCAGTCGCGACATGGTTACTGGCATTTCGCCGCGGGTCAGAAATTGGGAGGAAAATCCGCCACCGCGGAAATACTCCTGGACTGCAGGGCACCACTTTGTATTGTCCAAACACGCTTTAACCTCATCACTGGAAATATCCCAGAACGGCTTCATTGCCGGTTGATCGTCAATTTCGAGCTGGCCCGTGCCATCCAGCGTAGCTGAACCGGAGTTAATGAGATGGATAATACCATTCTCAGCGGGGCCTTTCAGTTCTAGTCCGGTGACTCGTTTCACGGAAGCAGGGCTCCAGTAAGTGCGGACATCCGCAAAAATCTGTGCCGTATTGGTTAATAAATGACCAAATAGCATTACAACGCCGTTCAAGCTGTCGTTTTCCGTTGCCATCAGATACGGTTCCCTGATCCCGTTCCAGTCGAATGAGCTGTTGAGTATGGCTTCCATAAAATCACCGTTGGGGAAGTGATCCGTCCACTGCCGCTGTCCCTGGAATCCAGCCAGAATGGCGTTATGGCCCATGGCTTCCTCGCCGTAACCGAATTCCCGGAGGCGCGGATTCCCGACCATCAGATCTCTGGCAATCATTGCCATCTTCGTCACGGTCTCCCAGGTAGCATCCTTTTCTTCGCGCGAAAGTTGGTGTTTCGGGGGATTGACGTCCTGTCCTTCTTTGCAATATTCATGAACCCAGTCAATTGCCCGCTCAAATTCCTCAGGATCATATATTTCTTCTTCAAGCCGCCTGGTGAGTTCTGACATATCCACCGATTCGTTCCGCATACCGAGATAATCCTGGAAAAAATCTTCCTGGACCATAGAGCCGGCGATCCCCATGGAAGCGCCACCGATCGAGAGATAAGACTTCCCGCGCATCGTTGCAACTGCCAGTCCAGCCCGGGCGAAGCGGAGCAGTTTATCACGCACATCCGACGGAATAGTGGTGTCACCTTCATCCTGAACATCCCTGCCATAGATGCTAAATGCCGGTAGTCCTTTTTGGTTATGACCGGCCAAGACGGCGGAGAGATACACCGCACCCGGCCTCTCCGTGCCGTTAAATCCCCACACCGCTTTTGGCGTATGCGGATCCATATCCATGGTTTCCGTGCCATAGCACCAGGAAGGGGTGACGGTCAGGGAGGCACCGACGCCTTCCCGCTGAAATTTTTCAGCAGCCTGCGCTGCTTCGGCGACTCCACCGATGCAGGAATCAGCAATTACGCATTCTACTGGTAGCCCGTTGGAATGCCGGAGGTTGTTCGATAAAAACTCCGCCGCAGACTCAGCCAGTGCCATTGTTTGTGATTCCAATGATTCCCGAACACCACCACGTCGGCCATCGATGGTAGGTCTGATCCCGATTTTAGGCATCGAACCCTGTAATCGTTTTCCTGTCTGGACTTCCATATTTTTAAATTCACTCATTCTCTGTTTCCTGGTCTGCCTATAACTAGGTCGGTGGCTTGAAAAAGGGCGTTAGTGCCTCTTCTGTGAATGAGCAATAAAATATTCGATTTTGGACAGGGATACAATCAAAATGGGGTACCAGCAGCCTATCCTTATCCGCCCAGGTAATCGGGACAAACCGCTGGTTCTCCCATCTTGAATAATATGTGATCGTTTTATTGGGTTGTTCCTAAAAACCTCATTCGCAGTGCAATTTACCGGCCTTAACTAAAGAATTAATTGAACCAGGAAATTCACTGTAGATAGTTTAGGCCGGATTGAATTATGTAACCTTGAATCTTTGTAATTTTAATAAATAATGTCACCTGAGTCAACAAAAATGAAATAAATTGTATCATGAATTATGGCGTTATGATACAAAAACGACAGGTATACCATACTGCCGGAAATCTGTAACTCTGCAAATATTCCAGATGGCTCAGGAAGCAAGGCGGGGATGTTTTGAGGGATGGGCTCTAAATTATCAGGTGTCCGCCGGATCAGAGTTGGCGAAATATGCCAGTCCGCCGGAAATACCAAACCAGACCAGAGATGACCAGAGCATCCAGGACTTCACCTGGGGCAAGTCAAAGGTTCCGGCCAGGTAGAGCACAGATGGGAGTAAAAGGACAACCAGAGACAACCATGCAAGTGTTCGAAAAAAGGTAACCATTTATGAACCTTTCGATTATGTCGCTACATTCGGTGAATAATTTCGTTGCATAAGTTTGCTCAGCCCGAGAAATGCGAAAATGGCGAAAATCCATCCCGGAAGACTGACAAAGTAGATCTGGATGCCGGCGTAGCGGATCAACACGACACACAGAACAAGCGCCAGCAGCCACGTGAGTCCGGCCGCCCAGTTAAAGGAATTATTGAACTTTAATGCAAATTCGGACTGGATACCGGCTTTCCTTGAGAGCCAGAAGTCAGCAAAAATGACGGCGCCCATCGGCATCAGAAGCATGCCGTACAATGCTACGAAGTCGAGCAGTTTCATGGCGACCGCCGGAAACATTCCGGCGATGGTTGCCAGCAAGCCGGTCGCCAGGGTTACGCGGAATCGCGGCCATTTGGGGACGATAGCCTGAAAGGCGAGTCCGGCTCTGTAAATTGTGGGATTCGCCGTTGTCCAGCCGGCAATAATAACACACAAAATACCGGCAAGCCCTGCTGCCTTATATGCCAGTGGACCCGGCAGGACGTCCGTGTTGCCCGGCGTTTGGTATAACTGTAGCGCGTACAGGATAGCGGCGGATATCCAGGCCATAAAGTGACCAACATACATACCGGCTGCCGAGGCCACGCCATACCAGGTTTTCTTGGCAAACCGCAGTACGGACAAGTCCGCCATACCCAGATGCATCGCCAGGTTGGTAAACCATGAGAAAAACAGGACATGCCAGAAGGAGAATTTGACTTGTCCCGGCAGGGCATCACCACCGGTCCAGATATGGTTCTCTGCGAGATCCCACAGGTCTCCGATACCGTTTATCGTCACGCCGGAGACGTCAATAAACTGTTTGAGGCCAATGAGACCGAAAGCCACAAAGACCAGTACCATCCATGGGGAAGCGATGTTTGCAAACTTCGCCACCACACGGTATCCGTACGCGGCTACGATGGAAATGACTGCACCTACTGCAAAAACAGCAATAATCCATCCGAGACTGTTGGGATACAAATCGTTTAATCCCGGCATGGGAAAGTCGATCCAGACACCGATGGCCGTGGCAGAGACCGTAATCATCGCGCCAGCCAGGAAACAGAACATTATGCCATTCGCCAAATTATATATTACGACGAGTTTTTTACCGCAGATACGCTCCAGCTGATAATACAGGGTGAGTCGGGCTCGGGTTGCAATCGGTGAAGTAAATAACACCCAACTGAGTACAGCGAGGGCGTTGCCAAGCAATAACCCGAAAATCAAATCAAACGCGCTGACTCCGGCGGCAACAAAGAGCGGACCAAGCATGAGTTCCGTACCGGCACAGTGCTCTCCGGCATACATCCCAATAAAGTGCTTAAAGCCAAGCTGGGCCTTCGCCGGAACGGGCTCGCGTTCAAATTCCAGGTCTGGTGACGTTGAGTGTTCGAGATCTACCATATTCGTCCTCGCAATTTTGACAGTGGTAGCGGTTATTGTCGTTGACTGAGTATCGTTCGTTCGTATTCTTTGACCTTGTCTAGCCAAGCCATGCGGGGCGGAACATCTTGTTGCCGACAGAAATAATCCCAAACAGCGCCGAATGGCAATGACTTCATAGTTTCAAAGAGTGCCAGGCGTTCAGTCTTGTTCGCGTCCAGCTCCAGTTGTGCCAAATAATTATGGGGCTCAAGCAACGCTTTGAGGAGAGCCTTTTGTACAGCCCTGGTGCCAACAATCCAGGCGGCAAGGCGGTTCACCGTCGCATCAAAAAAGTCCAGACCGATATTCACTCTGGATAGATATTCGCCTCGGATAATCCCTTCGGCAATGAGACGCAGCATATCATCCTGGATCACGATATGATCGCTGTCCCAGCGGACCGGCCGGGAAATATGCAGCAACAGCTCGTCTAAAAAGGTGAGTATGGCAGAAATTTTATCGCCAACCTGTTCGGTGGGATGAAAATGTCCGGAGTCCAGGCAGAGGAGGGTATTGTTTTTGAGTGCATAGCCTAGATAAAATTCGTGAGAACCCACGGTATAACTTTCGACGCCGATGCCAAACAGTTTGCTCTCCACAGCATCCTTCATATGGGCCGGATCGATATTTTCCGCGAAGACCGCATCCAGTGATCCGGCCAGGTGTTCTCTGGGACCCTTCCTATCATACGGCAAATCTTTGGAGCCGTCAGGGATCCAGACATTCACAACACTCGGTGTCCCGAGGGCCTTACCCATGGCTTCGCCGATTTTCCGGCAAGCTTTGCCGTGCTCAATCCAGTAGTCCCTGACCCTGGCATCCGGGTGGCTGAGCGTAAGGCCATCCTTCACCATCTCATGGGCAAAGAAGGTCGGATTAAAATCCAGGCCAATCCCCAAGTCCTTAGCCCAGTCGATCCAACGGGAAAAATGTTCGGGCCCAATCTCATTTCGCTCGGGGGCGCCTTCCTGGAAATCCCCGTAGATTGCGTGCAGGTTAAACCGGTGAGTCCCGGGTATCAGCGACATGGCTTTCCGGGCGTCGGCCCGGAGTTCATCCGGTGTACGTGCCCGCCCAGGATAGTTTCCCGTCACCTGTAAACCGCCGTCGCCGATATCGGCTAATGACTCAAATCCCTGGACGTCATCACCCTGCCAGCAATTAATAGAAATCGGAATCGCCGCCAGGGTTTCTAATGCCTGTTCGACGTCTACATCCAGTTCAAAATAGGCTTCCTTCGCATACTGGAAACTTTGACGCACCTGTTGATCTGTATCCATAGGAATTCCTTCCACCAGAAAGAGTTAGTGCTATGCCTGATAAGATATGTATTGAAAATGCGGGCGGATATTCGACAATTAAAATCGTTTAACAGGGGAAAAAAAGCAACTCATAATTCCGGAGATGGATATAAAACCCTGTCGACGAGAAATTTCTGGAATATGGCGGGCCTCCGGATTATTATTAACTTTAAATTTCCGATTATACAAACCAGGAATCCTGTAAAGGTTTCAATTATGAACTACCAAAGATGGAGTTTCCCCTGTTCCTCCGCCAGATTATTTACCGGAATGGCACTGAGCATTTTCCTTTTAATTTCGGTTCCGTTGGGGGCAGAAGACGATACCAGCCGCACGACCACACCGGTCAGCCTGGAGATGTTTGGCGACGGAATCCATCATTGGAAACTTGAGCATGAAATTGATTATCCGAGGTACGATCCGTCGGAGTTCGTGAAAATTGCGGATAACTTGCTCCAATATCAGAATGAGGATGGCGGCTGGCCAAAGAACATCGACTGGCTCGGCAAACTGGATGCGGATTCACTCCTCAGTTCCTACACGGAGCGCTACCGCCGGAGTACCTTCGACAACAGAAATACCTATCCGCAGATTGAATATCTGGCCAAGGTGTATACGAGAACCGGATTTGACCGCTTCAAGGATGCCACTCGGAGGGGAATTGAATATGTCCTAGGGAGGCAGCATGCGAACGGTGGTTGGCGTGGTTGGGATGTCGACGCTATTACATTTAACGATGACGTCATGACCGGCATCATGAACCTGTTGCTTGATATCTCACTTGAAAAGTCGTTCTATTCCTGGCTCGATGATTCAACCAGGTCAAATGTTGATACGGCTTTAGAGCAGGCTATTGATGTCACTCTGGAGTGCCAGATAGAAGTCAACGGTATGAAGACTGTCTGGTGTCAACAACACGATCATGAGACTTATGAACCGGTGAAGGGCCGATCGTATGAGTTGCCGTCAAAAACCGCATGGGAGAGTACATCGGTTGTCGAATTTTTAATGCGATTGCCAGAGCCGAGTCAACGGGTTATTCATTCTGTGGAAGCAGCCATAGCATGGTTCGAAAAATCCAGGATTCGCGGGATTAAGGTGAAGGAGGTAACCCGTATTATGGACGGTGAAGAGCAGCGGGACAGGATTGTAATGGAAGATGCATCTGCGCCACCGATCTGGGCGAGATATTATGAGGTGGAGACCAACAGACCGTTTTTCTGCCGGCGCAGTGGGGAGAAGGTGTACTCACTGCAAGAAGTGAATCATGAACGGCGAATCGGCTACGACTGGTACGGCTACTGGCCACAGGAATTGTTGGAGAAGCAATACCCGGCGTGGCGGGAAAAACACGATTTGCCGGATTAGTTATCATTCTGCGTAAAGGTTGATCGATATCTATAATTCATAAAATATAGGACGTCCCCTGTGAATGAGAATAATATATTCCGGAATATTTATGCTCTGCTTGTTCTGACATTCTTGCTATGTGGATCGATTGGCTTTGCCCAGGATTCCACACTAACACTTTGGCCTGGCGGAGTACCTGGTGCTATAGATGACCCGGAATATGTCGAAGGGTTATTTAAGGAGCGCGCCCACAGAATAGCGCGCGTCTCGGACCCGACCATTGCCGTTTATCTGCCATCACAGGACATCGAGACGGGGACAGCAGTTGTCATCTGTCCGGGCGGTGGATATTCATATCTATCTATCGGACCAGAAGGATTCGATGTTGCTCGCTGGCTTGCGTCTTACGGTGTCGCAGCAATCGTGTTAAAATACCGGTTGCCGAGCGACCGTATTATGAAGGAAAAATCGATAGGGCCGCTGCAGGATGCGCAACGGGCAGTGCGGTTGGTGCGAAAACATGCGAAGCAGTGGCGCATCGATAAGGATAAAATCGGAATTATGGGATTCTCCGCCGGAGGGCACCTGGCGGCGACGCTCAGCACGCAATTTGACCGGGAAGTGTATCCGAACCCTATAGAACTCAGCGCCCGACCGGACTTTTCCATATTGATTTATCCGGTTATCTCCATGACCAACAGTTTAACGCATGGCGGCTCACGTACCAATCTCATTGGCGAAGAACCGGGTGAGGTACTCATCACCCAATACTCAAACGAGCAGCAAATTTCACAGGAAACGTCCCCGGCCTTTCTGGTGCACGCGGCCGATGACGGGGCAGTACCGGTCGGAAATAGTATTGCGTATTTTAATGGGCTGAATGCATTGGATATCCCAGCCGAAATGCATATTTATGAATCCGGCGGCCACGGATTTGCGCTGGGCGACTACGATCATTCTGCTGGAGCCTGGCCGGAAACTTTACAGGAATGGCTGAAGGGACGTGGACTTCTTGGCGACCAATAGCATCATTTTTTATAATTCTGAAATGGTGTAGTGACTCACTTCTTTGGGAAGTATTAGAAAAATTTTGCCAGCTGGCTTTCTATATTTCCTAAAATTTCCTATCTTTGAGTTTGAACGAGAAAAACACGAAGCACAAGGATATTTATTATGGCAGTAGCAATACTCAAGGATACACACGAACTCCTCCGGGAGCGGATTAAAGAGCTCCGGGAAGAGATCGATGCAAATAAGGATGATATCAGAGATGCCGCAGCACATGGCGACTTGTCCGAAAATGCCGAATACGACTCCGCCAAGGAAAAGCAGAGTATGCTCCACTATAAACTGAATCAGCTGCAGATGTATATGAATGTGGAGATTTTCGACGAAGGCGATATTAATACGGATGTGGTCTCCTTTGGTACGCACGTTAAGATTAAGAATAAGAAGAACGGGGAAGTCCAGGAATACAATCTGGTCGGCCCGGCGGAATATGAATTGGAAAATTATCCCGAGGTGATGACCTATACTTCACCGCTGGCAAAAGCGCTGATGGGAAAAGAAGTTGGCGAAACTGCTGAAATTAAAAAGCCAGACAAGCATCTGGAATTCGAGGTACTGGAAATTGAATCGGTTCTGCAAAGCGAGTAGAATGTATTTACCTCATGATGATATAAAGCAGTCGGGTGATCGGCTGCTTTTTTTATATGGGGGGATGCCGAACCGGATTTTGGATTATAATTGTGACAATTGAACGCGTTTTTTACTTTTGCGCGATTCAGTATTTGGAGTGCTAAACCGAAAAAAAGGAAATATTGTGAAGGACGCTACGTTACTCTTAGACGACGGCAGAATCTTCCGGGGAAAGGCGTTTGGCGCCACAGGCGAAACTACGGGAGAAGTCTGTTTTAACACCGGAATGACGGGATATCAGGAAGTGTTAACCGATCCGTCGTATTGTCGGCAAATTGTGACTATGACATATCCACATATCGGAAACTACGGCGTAAATCCGGATGACGTGGAATCGGACAGGATTCAGGTGGCTGGATTCGTCATCAAAGAGGAGACCGAAATCCCGTCAAATGCCAGGGCGACCCAGTCCATCGGCGATTACCTGCGGGAGAACGATATCGTTGGAATTCAGGATATCGATACCAGGGCGTTGGTTCGCCATATTCGCCAGGAAGGGGCAATGAATGGGATCATTTCCACCGAAGATCACGACCCGGACTCGCTGACGGAAAAGTTATCCAAAGCGCCATCTATGATAGGATTAGACTTGTGCATGGAAGTGACCACCAATGGAATCCATAAGTGGAATGGCCAGGGTTCCGGCGTAAAAGAATGGAAGGTTGCTGCCATCGATTACGGCATAAAGCACAACATTTTGCGGCTCCTGGAAACCCACGGCTGCGATATTACAATTTATCCGGCAAATGCTACCGCTGAAGAAATCCTCGAAAGCGATCCGGACGGGATCTTTCTTTCGAACGGACCAGGCGATCCGGCGGCGGTTTCGTATGCTATCGAAACCATCAAAAATCTACTCGGGAAACGCCCGGTCTTTGGCATCTGCCTGGGGCATCAGCTTTTGGCGCTGGCCATCGGTGCAGAAACATTTAAACTCAAATTCGGCCACCGCGGTATCAATCACCCTGTTCGAAATGATGACACGGATGAAGTGGAGATTACCTGTCAAAATCACGGGTTCGCAGTCGATGTGGATTCGGTGCCGGATACAGCTGCAATCACCCACACCAACCTGAATGATTTTACGGTGGAAGGTCTTTCCTGTAAGGATGTGCCAGCATTTTCCGTGCAATATCATCCGGAGGCCGGCCCGGGGCCGCACGACTCCCGCTACCTGTTTGAAAACTTTATTCGGATGATGAAGGAATTTCGCCAGTGAGCTCTCCGGTTATACGCGCATCCCATCTTACAAAATCCTTCCGGAATACTGTCGTTGTCGACGATTTATCCTTCGACGTCAATCAGGGCGATATTTTTGGCTTCCTGGGGCCAAACGGCGCAGGCAAGTCGACGACTATCCGGATGGCGCTTTCCCTGATTGCGCCGGACTCCGGAGATGTGGAACTGTTCGGTAAATCGGTCCGGGGGAGCAGAACGAAAACCCTTCACGATGTTGGTGCGCTTATCGAAAGTGCCGATTTTTACGAGTATCTGAGCGCCAGAGCGAATCTGAAAATGCTCTGCAGACTCCAGAATATCCGGGAATCAAGGATCGACGAGGTGCTGGACATGGTGGAGTTGCTGGACAGGGCAGATGACCGGGTCAAAGCCTATTCCCATGGAATGAAGCAGCGACTTGGCATCGCACAGGCGCTGTTGAGTGAGCCAAAACTCCTGATATTGGACGAGCCAACGACCGGCCTCGACCCAAAGGGTATGAAATCTGTCCGAAATCTGATTGCCGACTTGGGGAATCAGGGGATCACGATTTTTTTATCGTCACATCTCTTGTACGAGGTGGAGCAGGTCTGCACATCGCTGGCGATTATAAACAAAGGAAAATTGATAGTCACCGGCAGCATCCGGGAACTGATGCAGGAGACAAACCTGTTCACCACGGAAATCCAGGCGGCACCGAAGGATAAGGCGAAAACGTTGCTTGAAAATATTGGATTCATCCCGGAGGTATCTGAAGAAGGAGGCAGCCTGAAGGTTAACATTTCCAGGGAAAAAATACCGGAAATCACTCAGAGGCTTGTTGATTCCGGCGTGGAAATTTTCGCTGTAATACCCAGATCATCATTGGAAGATTATTTTCTTTCCATCACCAGCGAGGAGGCCGGGATTGCTGCTTAGACTGGTGACCAACGAACTCATTAAGATCTTTGGAAAGTGGCGATCATACATCGGATTTGCTGCTCTGGCTATACTCATGCCGCTGGTCATTTGGGGTATGTCGAAGGGCAGTAGTGGTATTGAACAATCCATGACACACCAACTGCAGAACTCATTTATTATAACAGGCAATGTGTTCAATGGATTTTTGGCTACTTATTTTACAATGAATTTTCTCTGGATACACATTCCGTTTTTGGTTGTGCTGGTTGCAGGGGACGTTGTTGCAGCGGAAGGTGCTTCGGGCACGTTCCGGCTCTATTTAACGCGCCCGGTGAGCCGGTTTCGTGTGTTAACGTCAAAAGTCACCGCAACCGGCATCTATACGGTGATGCTGGTACTTTTTTTTGCACTCATGAGCCTCGGCCTGGGATCGCTCTGGCTCGGTACCGGGGATTTAATTGTCAGGCATAACGGCATTCTGATACTCCCGCCAGAGATGGCCTGGCCACGGTTTGGTTTATCGTTTCTGTTCGCTACCGGTACCATGCTGGTGGTCGCTGCACTGAGTTTTATGTTTTCATCCATGGTGAATAATGGCATCGGTCCGATTATCGGCGCCATGGCCGTAATTATCGTTGGTCTGATGATTTCCAATATCCCAATTGAACTGTTTGAGCAGATTCAGCCATACCTTTTTACCAGTTATTTCGATATTTGGAGCAAAGCCTTTCATGACCCGATCCCCTGGAAGGAAATCGGGGGAAATGCAGTAGTATTAGCAGTCTATGCCGCGGCATTTTTAGGTGTGAGTTATACGATTTTCCTCAGAAAGGATATCCTGTCATGAGTAGCCGGGTACATATATTAATCGTTGGAATCGTTTTCGCAGTGATTGGATTAGCGGCCAGCCCGACTCTGCAGGCGCAGAGCGAGATGACGGTAGAAACTATCCAGGCGAATCTCCAGGAGCAGTTTTCCCAAATTGAGGATTACATGGCCAGGGTGAAAATCTCCGTGGAGATGCCGGGGCTCAGGATGCCCAGTAAGACAATCGACGTGGCGTTTAAACAGCCGGATATGACCAGAATTGAATCATCAGGAATTGCCATTGCACCGAAAACCGGTCTGCACATGGGACCGAAGAATATCTTTGATAATCTGCAGAATGCCAGGGTCGTTGATGCTGAATACCTGAACGGGGATAAACATTGGGTGGTAACGGGCGATATGGAGCCGGATTCCGCTCAATCCCACATGGGCGTGCCAACTGGCGGCGGAGTAGAAAACGTCGCCGCCACCATCTGGATCGATGCGGATCGATGGGTTATATCTAGGCTGGAAATGACGTCTAATGATAAACCGTTGATGACTACGGATATCAGTTATCATGAATATAACGATATTTGGTTGCCGGCTGTTACAAATGTAACGTTCACATTTTCCGGTGACATGATGGGAAATCTCCCAACAGAACATATGCCTGGTAGTATGGAGGAGGGTTCCGGAGATGATGAAGGCAATACCGCGAAATCCCTGGAGGGTGCTGTAACTATGGAATTCAAAAACTACCGGGTCAATACCGGACTGAAGGATTCATTTTTCCGAACGGAAGATAACAGATAATACTAATAGAAGACGGAGAAGGCGTAAGAGGTATGCCAAAACGGACTGATTTGGAAAGTATACTGATAATCGGGGCTGGCCCCATAGTCATTGGCCAGGCGTGTGAATTCGACTACTCGGGCACGCAGGCCATTCGGGCTCTAAAGGAAGAGGGATATCGAATTATCCTCGTGAATTCTAATCCGGCTACAATTATGACGGATCCCGACCTTGCGGATGTCGTTTATATGGAGCCGCTTACGGTCGATTACATAAAGGAAGTTATTAAGAAGGAGCGTCCTGATGCAGTGCTTCCGACCGTTGGCGGACAAACCGCTCTG is a window from the Candidatus Neomarinimicrobiota bacterium genome containing:
- a CDS encoding class II aldolase/adducin family protein, producing MSHQLGNPAHRFTILGEGNSSAQLDENLFLVRASGTELRTLQPEHLVATRFETTLSLLDNNASEEETEVTLLESRNDPKALKPSVESTFHAWLLRQPGVNFVGHTHPIEVNKILCSPAAKLFASRRLFPDEIVCCGPKSLLLDYVNPGADLAIAIRNSWDQFIRDNGFTPKILLIKNHGLIAVGETANGVLSATQMANKAAAVFNGAAIHGKIQFMTPGEVEKIHNRLDEKYRQQQIRKQT
- a CDS encoding L-fucose isomerase yields the protein MSEFKNMEVQTGKRLQGSMPKIGIRPTIDGRRGGVRESLESQTMALAESAAEFLSNNLRHSNGLPVECVIADSCIGGVAEAAQAAEKFQREGVGASLTVTPSWCYGTETMDMDPHTPKAVWGFNGTERPGAVYLSAVLAGHNQKGLPAFSIYGRDVQDEGDTTIPSDVRDKLLRFARAGLAVATMRGKSYLSIGGASMGIAGSMVQEDFFQDYLGMRNESVDMSELTRRLEEEIYDPEEFERAIDWVHEYCKEGQDVNPPKHQLSREEKDATWETVTKMAMIARDLMVGNPRLREFGYGEEAMGHNAILAGFQGQRQWTDHFPNGDFMEAILNSSFDWNGIREPYLMATENDSLNGVVMLFGHLLTNTAQIFADVRTYWSPASVKRVTGLELKGPAENGIIHLINSGSATLDGTGQLEIDDQPAMKPFWDISSDEVKACLDNTKWCPAVQEYFRGGGFSSQFLTRGEMPVTMSRLNIVKGLGPVLQIAEGYAVDLPEDIHSVLNDRTNPTWPTTWFAPNLTGSGAFRDVYTVMYNWGANHGAISYGHIGDELITLASLLRIPVNMHNVDESRIFRPSGWNAFGTAHPEGADYRACDNFGPLYG
- a CDS encoding L-rhamnose isomerase, which produces MDTDQQVRQSFQYAKEAYFELDVDVEQALETLAAIPISINCWQGDDVQGFESLADIGDGGLQVTGNYPGRARTPDELRADARKAMSLIPGTHRFNLHAIYGDFQEGAPERNEIGPEHFSRWIDWAKDLGIGLDFNPTFFAHEMVKDGLTLSHPDARVRDYWIEHGKACRKIGEAMGKALGTPSVVNVWIPDGSKDLPYDRKGPREHLAGSLDAVFAENIDPAHMKDAVESKLFGIGVESYTVGSHEFYLGYALKNNTLLCLDSGHFHPTEQVGDKISAILTFLDELLLHISRPVRWDSDHIVIQDDMLRLIAEGIIRGEYLSRVNIGLDFFDATVNRLAAWIVGTRAVQKALLKALLEPHNYLAQLELDANKTERLALFETMKSLPFGAVWDYFCRQQDVPPRMAWLDKVKEYERTILSQRQ
- the pelA gene encoding pectate lyase — its product is MNYQRWSFPCSSARLFTGMALSIFLLISVPLGAEDDTSRTTTPVSLEMFGDGIHHWKLEHEIDYPRYDPSEFVKIADNLLQYQNEDGGWPKNIDWLGKLDADSLLSSYTERYRRSTFDNRNTYPQIEYLAKVYTRTGFDRFKDATRRGIEYVLGRQHANGGWRGWDVDAITFNDDVMTGIMNLLLDISLEKSFYSWLDDSTRSNVDTALEQAIDVTLECQIEVNGMKTVWCQQHDHETYEPVKGRSYELPSKTAWESTSVVEFLMRLPEPSQRVIHSVEAAIAWFEKSRIRGIKVKEVTRIMDGEEQRDRIVMEDASAPPIWARYYEVETNRPFFCRRSGEKVYSLQEVNHERRIGYDWYGYWPQELLEKQYPAWREKHDLPD
- a CDS encoding alpha/beta hydrolase, with product MLVLTFLLCGSIGFAQDSTLTLWPGGVPGAIDDPEYVEGLFKERAHRIARVSDPTIAVYLPSQDIETGTAVVICPGGGYSYLSIGPEGFDVARWLASYGVAAIVLKYRLPSDRIMKEKSIGPLQDAQRAVRLVRKHAKQWRIDKDKIGIMGFSAGGHLAATLSTQFDREVYPNPIELSARPDFSILIYPVISMTNSLTHGGSRTNLIGEEPGEVLITQYSNEQQISQETSPAFLVHAADDGAVPVGNSIAYFNGLNALDIPAEMHIYESGGHGFALGDYDHSAGAWPETLQEWLKGRGLLGDQ